A window of Rhipicephalus microplus isolate Deutch F79 chromosome X, USDA_Rmic, whole genome shotgun sequence genomic DNA:
AAGTTAAAAGATACCTCTAGTCTTGATACGCACAATATTCAAAGTCGGCCAGTGAAGTATGTTCTTGATATAATTACGCCTTGTCTAACACACATTTATAACACCGCGCTTACAACAGCTCATTTTCCTGCTGATATGCAACTAGCCAGGGTGACCGTGATTTATAAGAAAGGAGACGCCAACGTTTTGGGAAACTACAGGCCAGTGTCTATTCTTCCGTATTTCTCTAAGGGGTTAGAACAACTAATCCGCGTTCGACTCAACGGCTTTCTTCTTAAACATTCCGTAATAACTGACTGTCAATATGGCTTTACGCAAAACAGATCTACGGAACATGCGCTACTTGTTCAAAAagaatatatattaaaaaatttTGAGACACAGCTCTTAACTCTTGGTATTTTTGTTGATTTCAGCAAAGCCTTCGACTGCTTAAATcatgatattctttttgcaaaaTTAGAGCATTACGGTGTACGTGGACACGCCCTTAACCTATTGAAGTCATACCTGGGCTCACGGTCTCAATACGTAGTCATTAACAATTGCGCTTCACAGACTCTAAGTATTTCaaatggcgtccctcagggtagCATTTTGGGGCCGCTGCTATTTAatgtatatataaatgatattccTAATATCAGCACTCATGCGAAATAcattatatatgcagatgacaccagcCTATTTTTTTCCTCTAATGACATAGGACACTTAGAAAAAATTGCAAACGATGCGCTCTCATCACTTGCTATGTGGTCTTCAGTTAACTCTTTGAAAATAAACAAACAGAAAACGAAAGCAGTACTTTTCCTACCTAAAAGAAAACAAGTGTTTCTACCTCCCTGCTTATACCTAGGTGATACTGTGATCGAGTGCGTGGACACCTTTAAATCATTAGGAATAACAttcagcaatacaatgtcatgGGATGCACATGTTAATAATCTTTCCACAACACTCTCTAGAATAATTGGAATCACTTCTCGTAACAGATATATTTTTCCAACCAAAACAAAACTTACTTTGTACTATGCATTTTTCTATTCCCATATAAGCTATTGCCTACTAGTCTGGGGCAATACAACGGTGTCAAATATAATAAAACTACAAGCCCTACAAAAGAAAATGCTCCGCGCAATTGTGAATGGCTCCTACGATTCGCCCACTAAACATATCTTCCTACAATATAATATTGTACCAGTCAACAAATTATTCGACTACAGATTTGCATGTTTTTATAAAAGAATAATAAGGAAAAATGACCCCTTTTTATCTAAAATTGCTCCACTTACGTTTCGCCACTCATCATATGATACTAGAGCCCAAAGTAGTTATGTATTACCAAAGTGTAGAACAAATTATGGTTTTTCTATGTTGAGTTATATTGTGCCAAATTTCTTAAACACATCATCTTATGACTGCCTGAATACTATGTCTCTTTCTGCCATTCTCAAGAGCATTATTCAGCAATATGTATCATTGTAATATCAAATGTACTCATGTCTTCATATGTTGTACCAATTCTATGTTATTGCTTTATAGTGAAATTACTGTTGTCAATTATGATACATaggtcttttttttgttgtttttgtcactttttttttttttttttttttcgctacctaCAAGACCTGGTTGT
This region includes:
- the LOC142776588 gene encoding uncharacterized protein LOC142776588, with the protein product MQSAVNKADQLTHFLAGLTNSFDVICLTETWYRHETDVLRMPGYNSFYVNRTAKRGGGVALLVKNTYVCELLSEHCFCNEDIEMLTVKSACQTFSVLYRRPQGNLSTFFYYFEREIFLFNSEKFSSCIAGDFNIDMSTPSPAQQQLSSIIQAAGFHSVISSPTRITATCSSLLDLIITNSNSAFLSGRIAVDISDHLPIFLFLQKQIDSKANTKTQRQLLSQERLEQFRSHIALVDWAPVYKENTADGAYSKFLEMFLLLYNACFPIVTINAPKNARKPWMTSQLTRQVKKKHKMFAVFIKTRDTDVLAQYKSLRNRLNREIRVARTAYYNNLFDKNLSKKPKEKWRCLNMLLNRNTIGRNITSLVIEGNVTSGSHLANTFNKFFSEVGHSDFNAGISSFLGDKLGPSLFFAPTDETEVFSICRKLKDTSSLDTHNIQSRPVKYVLDIITPCLTHIYNTALTTAHFPADMQLARVTVIYKKGDANVLGNYRPVSILPYFSKGLEQLIRVRLNGFLLKHSVITDCQYGFTQNRSTEHALLVQKEYILKNFETQLLTLGIFVDFSKAFDCLNHDILFAKLEHYGVRGHALNLLKSYLGSRSQYVVINNCASQTLSISNGVPQGSILGPLLFNVYINDIPNISTHAKYIIYADDTSLFFSSNDIGHLEKIANDALSSLAMWSSVNSLKINKQKTKAVLFLPKRKQVFLPPCLYLGDTVIECVDTFKSLGITFSNTMSWDAHVNNLSTTLSRIIGITSRNRYIFPTKTKLTLYYAFFYSHISYCLLVWGNTTVSNIIKLQALQKKMLRAIVNGSYDSPTKHIFLQYNIVPVNKLFDYRFACFYKRIIRKNDPFLSKIAPLTFRHSSYDTRAQSSYVLPKCRTNYGFSMLSYIVPNFLNTSSYDCLNTMSLSAILKSIIQQYVSL